One Polypterus senegalus isolate Bchr_013 chromosome 10, ASM1683550v1, whole genome shotgun sequence DNA segment encodes these proteins:
- the asphd1 gene encoding aspartate beta-hydroxylase domain-containing protein 2 isoform X2 produces the protein MQWDLEAMISLLLSRAPKPELGSRPLLALLAGLFVLFLWYCYRIGTEDQEPDSSSSRRTRGRIKALGVSGAMGGEVGLGIIGITPSEHGYFSPISSGHPFQDLDQVSPGRRKLYRSLQDYAKRYSWSGMGRVHKGVREQARYLSDRLSIQKPKLFYLPDVPSMPYFTRDAQRHDIEVLEASFPAILAEFEVVYQRGLEGKLGWTSGGTQAKGHFSFFLFTKGVWVPQNCRSCPRTYRVLSSLRTFINGNIFGNAGFSLLQPGTSLPGTYGPTNTRLRCHLGLKVPTGCELVVGGEPQCWSEGYCLLVDDSFLHTTAHNGSPEDGPCVVFTVDLWHPNVAAAERQALDYIFAPGR, from the exons ATGCAGTGGGATTTGGAAGCCATGATTTCGCTCCTCCTGTCTCGTGCCCCAAAGCCGGAGCTGGGGTCTCGGCCGCTACTGGCCCTGCTGGCCGGCCTGTTCGTCCTCTTCTTGTGGTACTGCTATCGGATTGGGACGGAGGACCAGGAGCCAGACAGCTCCAGCAGCAGGCGAACCAGGGGTCGGATAAAAGCGCTGGGAGTGTCCGGAGCCATGGGTGGTGAGGTTGGACTGGGAATTATCGGCATCACCCCATCGGAGCACGGCTACTTCTCTCCGATAAGTTCTGGCCATCCATTCCAAGACCTGGACCAGGTGTCGCCAGGCCGACGCAAGCTGTACAGGAGTCTGCAGGACTACGCCAAGCGCTACTCGTGGTCTGGCATGGGACGAGTCCACAAGGGGGTGCGAGAGCAG GCTCGCTACCTCTCTGACCGCCTGTCCATCCAGAAGCCCAAGCTCTTCTACCTGCCTGATGTCCCAAGCATGCCATACTTCACACGGGATGCCCAGCGGCATGATATTGAGGTGCTGGAGGCCAGCTTCCCTGCCATCTTGGCCGAGTTTGAGGTGGTCTACCAGCGTGGACTGGAGGGCAAACTAGGGTGGACCAGTGGAGGTACACAGGCTAAG GGCCacttctctttcttcctcttcaCAAAGGGGGTGTGGGTGCCCCAGAACTGCCGCAGCTGTCCCCGCACCTACCGCGTCCTCAGCTCCCTCCGCACCTTCATCAACGGAAACATCTTTGGCAATGCTGGCTTCTCCCTTCTGCAGCCTGGCACCAGCCTGCCAGGGACCTACGGGCCCACCAACACTCGCCTGCGCTGTCATCTGG GTCTGAAGGTGCCCACAGGGTGTGAGCTGGTGGTGGGCGGTGAGCCACAGTGCTGGTCGGAGGGCTACTGCCTCCTGGTGGACGACTCCTTTCTGCACACGACGGCTCATAATG GAAGCCCTGAGGACGGCCCCTGCGTGGTCTTCACCGTCGATCTCTGGCACCCCAACGTGGCTGCTGCTGAGAGACAAGCCTTGGATTACATCTTTGCCCCTGGCCGCTGA
- the asphd1 gene encoding aspartate beta-hydroxylase domain-containing protein 2 isoform X1 gives MDSHRGALCSQLRWAPQAWGHLCCNETDVTCAGVNGRACRAGDKQVAPSSRNGLGLQLLSAMQWDLEAMISLLLSRAPKPELGSRPLLALLAGLFVLFLWYCYRIGTEDQEPDSSSSRRTRGRIKALGVSGAMGGEVGLGIIGITPSEHGYFSPISSGHPFQDLDQVSPGRRKLYRSLQDYAKRYSWSGMGRVHKGVREQARYLSDRLSIQKPKLFYLPDVPSMPYFTRDAQRHDIEVLEASFPAILAEFEVVYQRGLEGKLGWTSGGTQAKGHFSFFLFTKGVWVPQNCRSCPRTYRVLSSLRTFINGNIFGNAGFSLLQPGTSLPGTYGPTNTRLRCHLGLKVPTGCELVVGGEPQCWSEGYCLLVDDSFLHTTAHNGSPEDGPCVVFTVDLWHPNVAAAERQALDYIFAPGR, from the exons ATGGACAGCCACAGGGGGGCGCTATGCTCTCAGCTACGGTGGGCACCGCAGGCTTGGGGACATCTGTGCTGTAATGAAACGGACGTTACCTGCGCAGGAGTAAATGGGCGGGCGTGTCGAGCCGGTGACAAACAGGTGGCCCCGTCCAGCAGAAATGGGCTTGGCCTTCAGTTACTG TCAGCGATGCAGTGGGATTTGGAAGCCATGATTTCGCTCCTCCTGTCTCGTGCCCCAAAGCCGGAGCTGGGGTCTCGGCCGCTACTGGCCCTGCTGGCCGGCCTGTTCGTCCTCTTCTTGTGGTACTGCTATCGGATTGGGACGGAGGACCAGGAGCCAGACAGCTCCAGCAGCAGGCGAACCAGGGGTCGGATAAAAGCGCTGGGAGTGTCCGGAGCCATGGGTGGTGAGGTTGGACTGGGAATTATCGGCATCACCCCATCGGAGCACGGCTACTTCTCTCCGATAAGTTCTGGCCATCCATTCCAAGACCTGGACCAGGTGTCGCCAGGCCGACGCAAGCTGTACAGGAGTCTGCAGGACTACGCCAAGCGCTACTCGTGGTCTGGCATGGGACGAGTCCACAAGGGGGTGCGAGAGCAG GCTCGCTACCTCTCTGACCGCCTGTCCATCCAGAAGCCCAAGCTCTTCTACCTGCCTGATGTCCCAAGCATGCCATACTTCACACGGGATGCCCAGCGGCATGATATTGAGGTGCTGGAGGCCAGCTTCCCTGCCATCTTGGCCGAGTTTGAGGTGGTCTACCAGCGTGGACTGGAGGGCAAACTAGGGTGGACCAGTGGAGGTACACAGGCTAAG GGCCacttctctttcttcctcttcaCAAAGGGGGTGTGGGTGCCCCAGAACTGCCGCAGCTGTCCCCGCACCTACCGCGTCCTCAGCTCCCTCCGCACCTTCATCAACGGAAACATCTTTGGCAATGCTGGCTTCTCCCTTCTGCAGCCTGGCACCAGCCTGCCAGGGACCTACGGGCCCACCAACACTCGCCTGCGCTGTCATCTGG GTCTGAAGGTGCCCACAGGGTGTGAGCTGGTGGTGGGCGGTGAGCCACAGTGCTGGTCGGAGGGCTACTGCCTCCTGGTGGACGACTCCTTTCTGCACACGACGGCTCATAATG GAAGCCCTGAGGACGGCCCCTGCGTGGTCTTCACCGTCGATCTCTGGCACCCCAACGTGGCTGCTGCTGAGAGACAAGCCTTGGATTACATCTTTGCCCCTGGCCGCTGA
- the LOC120536481 gene encoding cytosolic sulfotransferase 3-like produces MEEDQEDRPELFPFRGIHMVSYFTDNWDQVEAFQARPDDVIVASYPKTGTTWVSQIVDLMYCLNDPSRVHRAPIYERVPFLEMSKTEDFEAGTIILDATPSPRLIKTHLPVQLIPQSFWDNNCKIIYTARNAKDTAVSYFHFCRMNKIQSRAGTWPNFLEEFINGEMVFGPWYDHVRGWWDKKESHPILYLLYEDLKENLSREVDKICRFLGRELSVADKQKLVSQTSFDVMKSTPMANYSTCSAMNHKVSPFMRKGQVGDWKNHFTVAQNERFDEDYKRKMEGTTLTFRTEI; encoded by the exons ATGGAGGAGGACCAAGAAGATCGGCCAGAACTCTTCCCTTTTCGTGGCATCCATATGGTCAGCTACTTCACAGACAACTGGGACCAGGTGGAGGCGTTCCAAGCCAGGCCTGATGATGTCATTGTGGCATCCTACCCAAAAACTG GCACCACCTGGGTCTCCCAAATCGTGGACCTCATGTACTGCTTGAACGATCCCAGCCGGGTGCACCGAGCCCCCATTTATGAGAGGGTCCCCTTCTTGGAAATGTCCAAGACGGAAGACTTTGAGGCAG GCACGATAATTCTGGATGCCACGCCGTCGCCCCGGCTGATCAAAACCCACCTCCCCGTCCAGCTGATTCCACAGTCTTTCTGGGACAACAATTGCAAG ATCATCTACACGGCCCGCAATGCCAAAGACACAGCCGTCTCCTACTTCCACTTCTGCCGTATGAACAAGATCCAGTCGAGGGCGGGCACGTGGCCCAACTTCCTGGAGGAGTTCATAAATGGAGAGA TGGTGTTTGGGCCCTGGTATGACCACGTGAGGGGCTGGTGGGACAAGAAGGAGTCGCACCCCATCCTGTACCTGCTCTACGAGGACCTGAAGGAG AACCTTTCACGTGAGGTGGACAAGATCTGCCGCTTCTTGGGCAGGGAGCTGAGCGTGGCGGACAAGCAGAAGTTGGTGAGCCAAACCAGCTTTGACGTGATGAAGAGCACCCCCATGGCCAACTACTCGACCTGCTCCGCTATGAACCACAAGGTGTCGCCCTTCATGAGGAAAG GTCAGGTGGGCGACTGGAAGAACCACTTCACTGTAGCACAAAATGAAAGATTCGATGAAGACTACAAGAGGAAGATGGAGGGCACCACGCTGACATTCCGCACCGAGATCTAA